From Apium graveolens cultivar Ventura chromosome 9, ASM990537v1, whole genome shotgun sequence, the proteins below share one genomic window:
- the LOC141684673 gene encoding uncharacterized protein LOC141684673 gives MAFDSITNSKNLAKKKKANKSAKLKQCKLDARRHQWLSQVNNQERKDQVDAGGGVSRSPTRGHNERDPAIKILEMNDGENDGSVQHYSDSDSSLHSLVSHSRSVVGSNCSGTSFTGSGGSSRSSSSSGRSISGNMSEEDDDGCVDDWEDLADAMAATDAKQQQEQNKPCQESPLEHENVEKLICPTELPNSHPLGVDISMPKEENRKAWRPDDAFRPQCLPTLFKQHSFPIKLDRHGGSGSLAWACGNGISTQSSCPICCEDLDFTDSSFLPCYCGFRLCLFCHKRILEEDGRCPGCRKQYEHDGVTSQGNGNFVEGSSPFRLARSFSMITRP, from the exons ATGGCTTTTGATTCAATCACCAACTCCAAGAACTTGGCCAAGAAAAAGAAG GCGAATAAGTCTGCTAAATTGAAGCAGTGCAAACTTGATGCTCGTCGTCACCAGTGGCTTTCACaag TGAATAACCAGGAAAGAAAGGATCAAGTTGATGCGGGTGGAGGGGTCAGTAGATCCCCAACTCGTGGACATAATGAGAGGGATCCTGCAATTAAGATATTGGAGATGAATGATGGTGAGAATGATGGATCGGTGCAGCATTACAGTGACTCGGATTCGTCATTGCACAGTCTTGTTAGTCACAGTCGCAGTGTTGTGGGGAGTAATTGTTCGGGGACTAGTTTCACTGGGAGTGGTGGTAGCAGCCGGAGCAGCAGTAGCAGTGGTAGGTCAATTTCAGGGAATATGAGTGAAGAAGATGATGATGGATGTGTAGATGATTGGGAAGATCTTGCTGATGCAATGGCTGCTACTGATGCTAAGCAACAGCAGGAGCAGAATAAACCTTGTCAAGAATCGCCTCTGGAGCATGAAAACGTAGAGAAATTGATTTGTCCAACTGAATTACCGAATTCTCATCCGTTGGGTGTTGATATTTCCATGCCCAAGGAAGAAAACAGAAAGGCGTGGAGACCTGATGATGCATTTCGTCCTCAGTGCCTTCCTACTTTATTCAAACAGCATAGTTTCCCTATCAAGCTGGATAGGCATGGTGGTTCTGGAAGCTTGGCATGGGCTTGTGGCAATGGTATATCTACCCAGTCATCATGTCCTATATGCTGTGAGGATCTTGATTTCACTGATTCAAGTTTTCTCCCTTGTTACTGTGGGTTTCGACTTTGCCTTTTCTGTCACAAGAGGATTCTTGAAGAAGATGGTCGATGCCCAGGATGCAGGAAGCAGTATGAACATGATGGTGTCACAAGTCAAGGAAATGGAAATTTTGTTGAAGGCAGTTCCCCATTTCGCCTGGCTCGTTCTTTTAGCATGATTACAAGGCCCTAG
- the LOC141686720 gene encoding paired amphipathic helix protein Sin3-like 4 — protein MDAHLQDQPQFSDDSIESEITYQEQDSRPIEALQYVLSVKNTFGENSEDYLHFLALLKAFRAARISVPVVISRIKLLFSEHQELIEGFNQFLPEEFRITLPLTRRSDTNWEKPISFVNKVKAAFSQESERYVSFLQLLTGYQEAGMSLQGLSEQMSELLSDRQDLLEEFFEFLPSRRETSQSAASNSAASKRAAANSATIKGSFTTLKMKPAFLLGVALSVLVALAVGYAVRIGV, from the exons ATGGATGCTCATCTCCAAGACCAACCCCAATTCTCTGACGATTC AATTGAATCAGAAATAACATATCAAGAACAGGACTCTAGACCAATTGAAGCACTGCAGTATGTGCTATCTGTTAAAAATACTTTTGGAGAGAATTCTGAGGATTACTTGCACTTTCTTGCTCTGCTTAAGGCTTTTCGAGCCGCCAG GATTAGCGTACCAGTAGTTATATCCAGGATTAAGCTATTATTTTCCGAGCACCAGGAACTAATTGAAGGGTTCAACCAGTTCTTGCCAGAAGAATTTAGAATCACCCTCCCACTCACAAGGAGGTCTGATACAAATTGGGAAAAGCCTATCAGTTTTGTTAACAAAGTCAAG GCCGCATTCTCTCAAGAGAGTGAGCGCTACGTCTCCTTTCTGCAACTTTTAACTGGATATCAGGAAGCTGGAATGAGTTTACAGGGGTTGAGTGAACAG ATGTCTGAGCTTCTTTCAGACAGGCAGGACTTACTTGAAGAATTTTTCGAGTTCCTGCCTTCACGTAGAGAAACTTCCCAAAGTGCAGCGTCTAACAGTGCGGCTTCCAAACGTGCAGCAGCTAACAGTGCTACTATTAAAGGAAGCTTCACAACATTGAAAATGAAACCTGCTTTTCTCCTTGGAGTTGCTCTGTCAGTTCTTGTGGCTTTGGCAGTGGGATATGCTGTTAGAATCGGCGTTTAA
- the LOC141685186 gene encoding formin-like protein 8, producing MSGRRALSSAPPSQDLILKVIALTIASTLLVASVIFYFVYRYAMARERRKSINGSSFLKGVSVDYKVSQKSRALKSLDSSDDGNGVLFLQKLEGGQLDSFSSISFNPSLSEEIKRSNSRHGTKLFRQTKETQSVHKTSNFKNSKQSPSFPSQPMPCNVILVKQSAPPPPPPPPPPPVLPKKFPVPPIPKLPSRKKPPAPPLPRLRQDRSSLRLLTDQVGKTNSTRTEGLKGKSSKGNVEVQMKMKPLHWDKVTANVDHSVVWNEINAGSLRFDDKLIEALFGYNASTPKPSETKNMSSASATCGSTRPAQIFILDPRRSQNTAIILKSLASSCKEIQDAILEGQGLDNDTLEKLTKISPTEDETEKILQFNGNHSSLSYAESFLYQLLKCIPSAFTRINAMLFRSNYDLEILHLKEALQTLEYGCKELRARGIFLKLLEAILRAGNHMNAGTVRGNAKGFNLTALQKISYVKSTDGKITLLEFVVEQIALAEGKRCADNRNHDSESSNTQYIRHYGQDPGSHTDTEHSEKEILKLGLSILGSLRTEYSNVKKAATIHYDSLGNQCSNLTFCVSETKQLMNQCGNDERSDYVKEMKGFIEGCEDELRIVREEQTRVMQLVKRTTEFYQTGACNDKEGNPLQIFIFVRDFLDMVDQACTDIARKHKSVKTVQSSPGMPSPSITAPVMFQKLQSYPTTDKLDLNSFSNSEDDF from the exons ATGTCTGGAAGAAGGGCTTTGTCGTCAGCACCTCCATCACAAGATCTAATATTGAAGGTCATAGCACTCACAATTGCTAGTACTCTACTTGTTGCAAGTGTCATCTTCTATTTTGTTTACAGATACGCCATGGCACGAGAACGCCGGAAGAGTATAAACGGGTCAAGTTTTCTTAAGGGAGTCTCAGTAGATTACAAGGTCTCTCAGAAAAGCAGAGCTCTAAAAAGTTTGGACAGCAGTGATGATGGCAATGGTGTACTTTTCTTGCAGAAACTTGAAGGTGGACAACTAGACTCTTTTTCTTCAATTTCCTTCAACCCATCATTATCAGAAGAGATTAAAAGGTCTAATAGTAGACATGGAACAAAACTATTTCGACAAACCAAGGAAACTCAATCTGTTCATAAAACATCAAACTTTAAGAACTCTAAACAATCCCCGAGTTTTCCCTCTCAACCTATGCCTTGCAATGTGATCTTGGTAAAGCAATCCGCACCCCCTCCACCTCCACCGCCACCACCACCGCCTGTTCTTCCAAAGAAATTTCCAGTGCCACCGATACCAAAGCTACCGTCAAGAAAAAAGCCTCCAGCGCCACCGCTTCCACGGCTACGTCAAGATCGTTCATCACTGAGACTTCTTACAGACCAAGTGGGAAAAACGAACAGCACTAGAACAGAAGGTTTAAAAGGGAAAAGTTCGAAAGGAAACGTTGAAGTCCAGATGAAGATGAAGCCACTACACTGGGATAAGGTCACTGCTAATGTTGATCATTCAGTTGTTTGGAATGAGATCAATGCAGGATCATTAAG ATTTGATGACAAACTTATTGAAGCCTTGTTTGGATACAATGCGTCTACGCCAAAACCTTCAGAAACTAAAAACATGTCATCAGCTTCGGCCACATGCGGCTCGACCAGACCTGCTCAAATTTTTATTCTTGATCCTCGGAGGTCTCAGAACACCGCAATTATACTGAAATCTCTTGCAAGTTCTTGCAAAGAAATCCAAGATGCCATCTTAGAGGGCCAAGGACTAGATAATGATACCTTAGAGAAGCTAACAAAAATTTCTCCAACAGAAGATGAAACAGAAAAAATCCTCCAGTTCAATGGAAATCATAGTAGCCTTTCCTATGCAGAATCATTCCTCTACCAGTTGTTGAAATGTATTCCTTCGGCTTTTACACGCATCAATGCAATGCTCTTCAGATCAAACTATGATCTGGAAATCTTGCATCTCAAGGAGGCATTACAAACCCTAGAATATGGATGCAAGGAACTAAGAGCTCGAGGCATTTTTTTGAAACTTCTTGAAGCCATTCTCAGAGCTGGTAATCACATGAATGCTGGCACCGTTAGAGGGAATGCAAAAGGCTTCAACCTTACTGCTTTACAAAAGATTTCCTATGTAAAAAGTACTGATGGGAAGATTACTCTACTTGAATTTGTAGTGGAACAAATTGCTCTAGCTGAGGGTAAACGTTGTGCTGACAACAGAAACCATGATAGTGAAAGCAGCAACACACAGTATATAAGACACTATGGTCAGGATCCAGGCAGCCACACTGACACCGAGCACAGTGAGAAAGAAATCCTTAAGCTGGGACTATCAATTTTAGGTAGCTTAAGGACAGAGTATTCTAATGTCAAGAAAGCTGCAACTATACACTATGACTCCCTTGGGAATCAGTGCTCAAATCTTACATTTTGTGTTAGTGAGACTAAGCAGCTTATGAACCAATGTGGCAATGATGAAAGAAGCGATTATGTGAAGGAAATGAAGGGCTTTATAGAGGGATGCGAAGACGAGCTTCGGATAGTAAGAGAGGAGCAAACAAGGGTTATGCAACTTGTGAAGAGAACTACTGAATTTTACCAGACAGGAGCTTGTAATGACAAAGAGGGTAAcccacttcaaatatttatatttgTGAGGGACTTTCTAGACATGGTTGACCAGGCTTGCACTGACATTGCAAGAAAACATAAGAGTGTGAAGACTGTACAATCATCTCCCGGAATGCCTTCACCTTCAATAACGGCTCCAGTAATGTTCCAGAAATTGCAATCATATCCTACAACAGATAAGTTAGACTTGAATTCGTTTAGCAACTCGGAGGATGATTTCTGA
- the LOC141686834 gene encoding putative myosin-binding protein 5 — MSSPREEQILRKISDFLIYSFLECVLILWLYIIGLFAFLCSEFARFFNLSPPCWLCTRIDHIFVHRNHDFYYNKSVCEAHKRDISSLAYCQVHGKLTDIKTMCDSCLLSFATERDSDIDTHNFILHKDIDAFVEEDHKILKGSDYMTPKKGSVNNCCSCCGEPLTRNLKKSDKHPSRATALANASISFPRAPTSELTDEEVSSDELPRIRNIRLQSESDLQQDEYKIGANKEKANEDVKDTVMPLLPDSEDPSEQTSSFIKENRFFKISLSESGPTSSSPRFANLSSPRFANRQARKLQLEKELLAETNDKNAANGAEGKSLVDLYMELEEERSASAEAANNAMAMITRLQAEKAAMQMEALHYQRMINEQAEYDQEALKVMQDQVKVLEVDLETYREKYGPLEKEDLEEYEVEGGEGYHEFESEFDTDENFYRPTLY; from the exons ATGTCGTCACCACGAGAAGAGCAGATTTTAAGAAAAATCTCAGACTTCTTGATTTACTCCTTCCTGGAATGTGTGCTTATTTTGTGGTTGTACATTATAGGTTTATTTGCATTTCTATGTAGCGAATTTGCCAGGTTTTTTAACCTAAGCCCCCCGTGCTGGCTATGTACCAGGATTGATCATATTTTTGTACATAGAAATCATGATTTTTACTACAATAAATCTGTATGTGAAGCTCACAAGAGGGATATTTCATCCCTTGCTTATTGTCAAGTGCACGGCAAACTTACAGACATCAAAACCATGTGCGACAGTTGCCTTCTTTCTTTTGCGACAGAAAGAGATTCTGATATAGATACTCACAATTTTATATTGCACAAGGATATTGATGCCTTTGTTGAGGAAGATCATAAGATCTTGAAAGGTAGTGATTACATGACACCTAAAAAGGGTAGTGTTAATAATTGTTGTTCTTGTTGCGGGGAGCCTTTGACGAGAAACTTAAAGAAATCTGATAAGCATCCATCGAGGGCCACTGCTCTTGCAAATGCTTCTATTTCTTTTCCCCGTGCACCAACTTCTGAGTTGACAGACGAGGAAGTAAGCAGTGATGAATTGCCTCGTATTCGTAACATTAGACTCCAGTCTGAGTCTGATCTTCAACAAGATGAATACAAAATTGGTGCAAATAAAGAAA AAGCTAACGAAGATGTGAAAGATACAGTGATGCCATTACTACCAGACTCTGAGGATCCAAGTGAGCAAACCTCTAGTTTCATCAAAGAAAACAGGTTCTTTAAGATTTCACTATCAGAGTCAGGTCCAACATCAAGCAGTCCTAGATTTGCAAACTTATCCAGTCCCAGATTCGCGAACAGACAAGCCAGAAAATTACAACTAGAAAAAGAACTCCTTGCAGAGACTAATGACAAGAATGCTGCAAATGGAGCCGAGGGAAAATCCCTTGTTGATTTGTACATGGAACTGGAAGAAGAAAGGAGTGCATCTGCAGAGGCAGCAAACAATGCAATGGCCATGATCACGAGGCTGCAGGCAGAGAAGGCTGCTATGCAAATGGAGGCTTTGCACTATCAAAGAATGATAAATGAGCAAGCGGAGTATGACCAAGAAGCCTTGAAAGTTATGCAGGATCAGGTTAAGGTTCTAGAGGTTGATCTTGAGACATATAGAGAAAAATATGGTCCTTTGGAGAAGGAAGACCTTGAAGAGTATGAAGTTGAAGGGGGCGAAGGTTACCATGAATTTGAATCCGAATTTGATACTGATGAAAATTTCTACAGGCCTACACTATATTAG